CACACCATCGCTTATGTCTTTAAATACTTTTTTGGTCTCAGCTGTGGAGTTTCTAAGTGCGATACCACTACCAACCGCCCAAGTGATTATACCTATATAGTTACCATTTGCTAAAGCATTTATCGGGTTTTCAACCATTTTATAAATGAGATCTTTTAAAACATTAGTAATTCCCTGAGGCGCTGACATATCAGCACTTGCAAGACCTTTTAAAGAAAGCTCCACTGGAAATAAAAAACTAGCAATAACTGCAACAACGGCTGCTAAAAATGTACCAATTAGATAGAGTGTAATGATCTTTTGCATACCTTTTGTATGACCAAAATCTCTTAAAATGATGGATGTTGCCACTAAAACAAAGACAAGAATTGGTGCGATAGCTTTTAAAGCGCCTTTGAATAAATCGCCTAAAACTGAAGCTGAAGCTGCGATAGAATCGGCTGAACTAGCTTTTTCTTTGGCTTCGTTTAGCTGCTTGGCTTCATCTTGACTAAGGTGAGTTTTTATAACTTCATCTACGCTCAAACCACTTTCGTTTTGAATAGTTTGAATTTTAGCTGAGATCTTGTTATAAGGAGCTGCTTCGTAGTGTGTGTAAAAGCCAACTAGGGCACCTAGGATGATACCAACTAAAATTTGAATTATCAAATTTCCATCGGCGTATCTTCTTGCTATGTTTTTAAGCATATTCATTTGACACCTTAATAAATTAGTTTTTTGTTGATTTTAGCTAAACAATTTTTAAATATAAAGAATTTGATAAAGATTAATTAGCTTTTTAAATAGATTTGTTACAATTGCACAAAATTTTAGTTAATAAAAGGATAAAAATGTATCTATTTACCTCTGAAGTTGTAAGTCCGGGCCATCCAGATAAATGTGCTGATATCATCGCTGATAGCATAGTGGATACTATTTTAACGCAAGATCCAAATGGACGCGTCGCTAGCGAAGTTTTTGTGGCTGGAAAAAATATAGTAATAGGCGGAGAGATAAACTCAAAAGTAAAACTCTCTTATAAAGACTATGAAAAGATCGTAAAAGATGCTCTTGCGCATATCGGATATGATGGAAAGAGTAATTTTACAAAAGAGCAGTGTTTGCACCCAGATGATATCGAGGTTAAAGTTTGCATAAATCAACAAAGCCCAGATATAAATCAAGGTGTTGATCAAAGTAGCGGTGAGATCGGAGCGGGCGATCAAGGCATTATGTTTGGTTTTGCAAGCTGCGAAGCGAAAGAATTTATGCCAGCAGCTATAACTTACGCAAGAATGCTTTGCGATAAAGTATATAAATTTGCCAAAGCAAACCCTGATAAGCTTGGCGTTGATATTAAAACGCAAGTTACAATTGATTACGGTAGCAAAGACAACTTTGAAAACTGCAAACCTCAAAGCATCCACACTATCGTTGTCTCTGCTCCTTGCGTGGAGAGCATGAAGATAGAAGAGCTTCGCGCACTAATTCAAAATTTAATAGACGAAACTGGTCTTCCAAAAGAGCTATATAATAAAGAAAAAACGATCATTTACATAAACCCAACAGGCAGATATGTAAACCATAGCTCACTTCACGATAGCGGCCTAACAGGTAGAAAACTAATCGTTGATAGCTTTGGTGGATATAGCCCGATAGGCGGCGGTGCTCAGTCAAGCAAGGACTACACGAAGGTTGATCGCAGCGGACTTTATGCAGCGCGCTGGATAGCTAAAAATATCGTCGCAGCTGGCCTTGCTAAAAAATGTATCGTTCAAATAAGCTATGCGATCGGCGTTGCAAAGCCAACTTCGGTTAGCGTTGACACCATGGGAACTCATGCAAATGGCATAAATGACGATATGCTTTCAAATTTTATAAGCGAGCACTTTGCTCTAACACCTCGCTGGATAACAAATAAATTTGGTCTTGATAAGCCAAGTAAAGATACGTTTTTATATGCAAAAGTAGCTGCAAAAGGTCAAGTAGGAAATGCAAAATACCCTTGGGAAAAGCTTGATGCAGTCGATACTTTCAAAGCTTTACTAAAAAAATAATCAAAAAAAGTGGCTTTATCTAAAAGCCACTTTAAATTTCTCTTTTAAAACTCATCCCAAAATACTTTTTTAGGTTTTATGATCTCACTTTTTGAGCCATTTACACTGTGATATACGACTTTATTGTATTTTGTGGCAAGGTGCTTTATTAGTAGCCTTTGAAGCACAGGCTCGCTGCTTGGCACAAACCAGCCATTGTTTGTGATAGCTACAACCACGTCAAATTCACCCTTATAAAGCTCCTCTTTTGTCGCCTCATAGCAGATAGCATTTCTAATTTTAACTCCGTCTATCTCATAGTCGCTAAAATTTTCAGCCTTTTTAAAGTCGCTAGCTCCGCCAAAAAATAGCTTATTTACCGCATCTTGCATAAATTTTGGCAAAGGAATTTCTTCGCCAAATGGCACTAAAAATTTCTTATCCATTCGCCTAAAAGTGCCATCTTGAAATAAAAAGGCAGAGTTATAAATTTGCTTATTTTCATAGGCAAGCGCACCAGCTACGATGGTTATCTTTTTTGAAAGCTCTTTTAGCTCATCAACGAGCAGTGGCTCATTTGTCATAAATAGTGGAAACGCGCTTTCAGGCAGCACGATGAGGCGTTTTTGCTCGGCGATAGCGTTATTTATCATTTCTAAATTTTCATTTGTAAATTTCATACGTAGATTTTTATCCCAGCGCACCCTTTGAGCGACATTAGTGTTTATTAGCTCCACGTTAAATGGCAGAGTTTTTACCTCGCCACTTTTAAACTGTAAAGCGGCGATCAGGCAGATAAAAGCTAGGCCAAATTTTAAAAATTTATTACTTAAGCTTAAAGAGATGGCTGCTAAAAATATAAATATAAGCCCTCTCGTGCTTGGTTCAAAAGGCCCTAAAACAAGCGTGACTTCAAGGTTAAACCAGTTAAAGCCAAATGGATGAACGTAGCTTATTAAAAATAGTAAAACGGCTCTTAGTGCCACAAAGCTTGGAAAAGAGGCTATCCAAAATAAAAGTCCATAAACAATGGCTACAAAGAGAATGACAAATGGTATAAGCCAGAAGAGATCATAGTAGATAAAACTAAAGCTGATCCAGTAAAACCATAAAATTCCTGTGAAAAATCCAACCACGAAAAAACCAGCTCTGCTTAAATTTATTATAATGCAAATTCCAGTCAAAGTTAAAAATGGCGAGATAAAATTTAAGAGTAAATTTTCGAAGAGGCTTAAAAAAATAAAGTTAGAGAGCAAAAAAGCACCGACAAAGGCTTTTATTATAATTTTAGTGCTAAAATGCCCATTTAAAAATCTTACAAATAAGGAAATCCATGCAAAACGCTGATTTTTTAACATCATTACTACCTCTTGTTGTGCTTTTCGCCATATTTTACTTTTTGGTTATCAGACCTCAACAAAAACAACAAAAAGCCCACGCAGCAATGCTTGCAGCTCTTGACAAAGGTGATAAGATAATAACTAATGGCGGACTTATATGCGAAGTGATTAAAGCCGAAAATGATTTTATCAAAGTTAAACTTAACGATGATGTAATCGTTCGTATAGCACGCGAGTTTGTAGCTAAAAAGATCGAAGATAAATAATGCGTAACGCAAGAGTCACATATAGGCTAATTATATTAATATTAGCCTTGGTTTTTGGTTTTGGCTTTTCGGTGCCATCTTTTTTTCAGACTCAAAGCGGAGCTAAAATTTCGCTAGGACTTGACCTTCAAGGCGGTCTTCATATGCTTCTTGGTGTTGAAACTAACGAAGCCATCCACTCTAAGATCAAGTCAATCGCTGGAAGCATAAATTATTATGCCAAAAAAGAAGATGTGCTCATTGATAAATTTAAGATAAAAGAAGATAGTGTTGATTTTGCGCTGCTTGATAGTGACGAGGCTCCAAAGGTTGATAAAGCGCTTGCTGAGATAAAAGGGCTTGATATCAAAAAAGATGGTCTAAACTATCACATCACTCTTACAGAGCAAGAGAGGCTTGATACGATCGAGTATGCGATCTCACAAGCTGTTGAGACCATTAGAAACAGGCTTGATCAGTTTGGTCTAGCTGAGCCAACAGTCGCTAGACAAGGCAAAGATAATATCCTAGTCGAGCTTCCTGGCATAAAAACCGAAGAAGACGAGCAAAGAGCGAGAGATCTTATCGCAAAGGCCGCTCACTTGCAGCTTATGGCAGTTGATGATAAAAGACAAGATCAGGCTAATACCATGAGCGAGGCAGAGGCTGAAAGCTATGGTGACGTGATCTTTAAAGATGCTAAAAATGACCGCGTAAAATATGTCGTTAAAAATATCCCTGTGCTTGATGGCTCGATGCTAACTGACGCAAAGGTTGCATTTTCTCAGCAAAATAACCTACCGATCATAAATTTCACACTAAATTCAGAAGGTGCTAGAATTTTTGGTGATTTTACTGGTGCAAATGTCGGTAAAAGGCTTGCTATCGTGCTTGATGGTAAGGTCTATTCAGCTCCAGTTATAAATGAAAGAATAGGTGGCGGCAGCGGCCAGATCAGCGGTGGCTTTACTCTTGATGAGGCTCACGACGTAGCGATCGCGCTTAGAAGTGGCGCACTTTTAGCACCTGTTAAGATGCTAGAAAAAAGAAGTGTCGGTCCATCTTTAGGTCAAGAGAGCATCAACCAAAGCATGGTAGCTCTTGCTGCTGGATCTATTTTAGTCGTGCTATTTATGCTAGTTTATTATGGAATTTCTGGAATTTTTGCAAATATCGCACTAGTTGCGGATGTTGTTATATTAGTAGCCGTCATGGCGCTTTTTGGTGCGACACTTACCTTGCCAGGTATGGCTGGTATCGTGCTAACTATCGGTATGGCGGTTGATGCAAACGTCATCATAAATGAGCGTATACGTGAGCTTTTGCGTGAAGGCGTGGCGATAAGAACGGCCGTGCAAAAGGGCTATGAGCACGCTATGAGCGCGATTATTGACTCAAACTTAACTACTATCATTACAGTTGCAGTGCTTTACGCTTATGGCACTGGTCCGGTTAAAGGCTTTGCAGTAACAATGGCAATAGGTATCATGGCTTCTATGCTAACAGCTATACTTGGTACTCATGGCATGTTTGATGCGGTTATGGACAAGATAGAAAAAAGCGGAAATACCAGACTTTGGTTTGGCTATAAAAGGAGCTAGGGATGCAAATTTTTACTAAGGCAAAAGTTTATGATTTTATGCGGTTTAGATTTGCTTCATTGGCACTTTCTATATTTTTATTTGTTGGCTCGATCTTTTTGCTTGCAACAAAGGGTCTAAACTACGGCATTGATTTCTCTGGCGGTACGCTTATTCAGCTAAAATACGACACCAAAGCGCCACTTGATAAAATTCGTGATGCTTTTGGCACAAATGAAGTGCTTAAAAACGCCTCTGTTACTGAGTTTGGAAGCGAAGATGAGGCTGTTATTAGATTTTCAGGTTCAAGCTCAAATTTAACTGGTGACATTGGCACTGAGATAAAGCAAATTTTAAAAGATACTGGAAATTTTGAAGTAAGACGTGTTGATATCGTTGGACCAAAGGTTGGTGACGAGCTTAGAGAAAAAGGCTTGATGGCTCTTGGAATTTCACTAATTGGCATATTAATCTACATCACATTTAGGTTTGAGTGGCGTTTTGCGCTTGCTGCGATCGCAACTGAAATTCACGATATAGTTATAACTGTCGGTGCTATTTCACTATTTGATATCGATGTAAATTTGGACACGCTAGCTGCCGTTTTAACGGTGCTTGGCTACTCTCTAAATGATACGATTATTATCTTTGATAGGATCAGAGAAGGTATCAAAGAGAGCAAGCGAACTGATATCGAAGGCGTTATCAACGAGTCAGTCTCAGCCACACTTTCAAGGACTATCTTAACTTCAGCAACTACGATGATGACAGTTCTTGTGCTATTTTTGTTTGGTGGAGATATGATACATGGATTTTCATTTATTCTTATCGTTGGTATTGTCATAGGAACGATCAGTTCGATCTACATCTCTTCGCCGTTTCTTATCTGGTTTAAATTTAGCATCGAGCATTTTAGAAGTAGAGAGACTGAAAAGCAAAAGATAAAAAAAGAGCGCGAAAAAGAGCGTGCTATGTTTGAGAAAGGCGTTGTGTAAGGAGGGATAATGAACTGGGGAAAAGTTATCTACATATTTTTTGCATTGATGAGTCTTACGACCACGGCGGAGTTTTTATACGATAAAAATGAGATCGCCCTTTTTGTGGCAGCTAGTATAAATTTGGTTTCTACGCTACTTAAGATCGGCGTTAAAAATTTACTTTCAGCTGAGCTTTTTGCGAGCTCGCTGGTTGCTGACTTGCACCTTATACCAGCCTTTGTTATATTGCAAGTCTCTGAAAATATGACGCTTAGCTACTCGCTAGCCATTGGTGCGGTCATCGCAAATATATTTTCACTAGCCTTGGTTTTAATAGAGTCAAGCAAATCACAAGAAGAATTTTAGGAGAAAAAATGGCTGAGAAGATAAAATATGAGCCTTTAAAGATAGAAAAAAAATGGCAAGAAATTTGGGATAAAAATGAGGAATTTGAGCCAAAAGACGATCTGAGCTTGCCAAAAAAATATATCCTAAGTATGTTTCCTTATCCAAGCGGACGCATACATATGGGGCATGTAAGAAACTACTCTATCGGTGATGCACTTGCTAGATCATATAGAAAAAGCGGCTACAACGTGCTTCATCCTATCGGCTTTGATAGCTTTGGCATGCCAGCTGAAAACGCAGCCATAAAACATAAAATTCACCCTAAAATTTGGACTTACGAAAACATCGACTATATGAAAAAAGAGCTAGCAAGCCTTGGTTTTTCATTTTCTAAAAAGAGAATTTTAGCCACATCTGATCCACTTTACACAAAGTGGGAGCAAAGCTTTTTTATAAAGATGTTTGAAAAAGGGCTTGTTTATAGAAAAAATGCAATTATAAATTGGTGCGAATACGATCAAACTGTGCTTGCAAATGAGCAGGTAGAGGATGGTAAATGCTGGAGATGCGGTAATGATGTTGTACAAAAAGAGCTTCCTGGATATTACTTTAACATCACAAAATACGCTAGCGAGCTACTTGACGATTTGAAGCTTCTTGAAGGCAAATGGCCAAATCAAGTAATTACAATGCAAGAAAACTGGATTGGCAGAAGCTACGGCTTGGAGTTTAAATTTTATCTTGATGAGGCTTCAAAAGAGGCTTTAGGTGGTAAATTTGATGGCTTTGAAGTGTTTACTACAAGAGCTGATACGATTTACGGCGTTAGCTACACAGCTCTTGCGCCAGAGCATCCTATCGTAAAAGCACTTCTTGAGAGTTATAAATTTGACGAAACCAAAAAAGCAAAGATAAAAGCAATCCTAAATCAAAGCCCAAGAGAGCGTCAAGCGAGCGAAAAAGATGGAGAATTTTTAGGAATTTATGTCGTTCATCCACTTACCAATGAAAAAATCCCAGTTTGGGTTGCAAATTTTATCCTAGCTGACTACGGCAGTGGCGCTATCATGGCTGTCCCTGCACACGATCAAAGAGACTTCGAGTTTGCAACTAAATTTAATCTACCTATAAAACCAGTCGTAAAGCCACTTGAGGGCGAGAGCGACGGTTCTAAAGCATACTCTGAGTATGGAATTTCTATAAATTCTGAGCTTATAAATGGACTTGCTTCAGAAGAAGCTAAAAATTTCATAATAGAAAAATTTGAAAAAGATGGTCTAGGCAAAAGGATCACAAACTACAAACTAAGAGACTGGGGAATTTCTCGTCAAAGATACTGGGGTGCGCCGATACCTGTCGTGCACTGCAAATGCTGTGGCGTAGTACCTGAAAAAGAGGAAAATTTACCTATCGCACTTCCAGAAGATGTCGAGATCACAGGCGAGGGCAATCCGCTTGATAAACATCCAACTTGGAAATTTACAAAGTGTCCAAAATGCGGACAAGATGCGATCAGAGAGACTGATACGATGGATACGTTTGTGGAGAGTAGCTGGTATTTTGCTAGATTTGCAAGCGATGAGAAGACGTGGGAGCAAAAAGCGCTTGATGAAAAGAGCGTGAATTACTGGATGAATGTAGATCAGTATATCGGCGGCATTGAGCATGCGATTTTGCACCTTTTATACGCTAGATTTTTCCAAAAGGTCTTAAGAGATCTAGGCTATCTAAGGGATGACGAGCCATTTGAAAATTTGCTAACTCAAGGCATGGTTTTAAAAGATGGCAAAAAGATGAGCAAAAGTAAGGGCAATGTCGTAGATCCTGATGATATCATCAATAAATATGGTGCTGATACGGCAAGGCTATTTATCCTTTTTGCAGCACCTCCTCAAAAAGAGCTTGAGTGGAACGACAGTGCAGTTGAAGGCGCATTTAGGTTTTTGAATAGGCTTTGGGAGAAGGCACAAACTATCAAAAAGATAGACGAACTGCCTCAGATAGATCATGAAAGCCTAAACAAAGACGAGAAATTTGCAAGGTTAAAAATTTATGAAGCGCTTAAAAAATCAACCGAGGTTTTTGGCGACACATTTGCTTTTAATACATTAATCGCTGCTTGCATGGAGGCACTAAATGCTATAAATGCTCAGGATAACGACGATGTAAATGCTGAAGGCTTTTTTATCATCTTAAATTTACTAGAACCTATCGTACCGCACATCGCAAATGAGCTTAGTGAAGAGCTTTTTGGTAGGAAAAATTTCACAAAGATAGCCGTAAAAGAAGAGGTTTTTGTAAAAGATAGCATCGCTCTTGCAGTTACAGTAAATGGCAAAAAAAGGGCTGAGTTTGAAGTGGCAGCAAGCAAGAGTGAGAGTGAAATTTTAAAGCTAGCTAAGCAAAATGTGGCTAAATGGCTTGAAGGAAAAGAAATTTTAAAAGAGATTTATATAAAAGGCAAATTAGTAAATTTTGTCATTAAAGGATAAATTTTGAGATATTTTTTAGCATTTTTTATTGCGATATTTATCTGCGGGTGTAGTTATAAGCCGGTTTCAAAGATCACACATGATCTAGTAGGTGATAAAATTTACGTTGATGTGATTATCAGCAAAGAAGAGCCAAAAAATAGTGTTTGGATAAAGGATGCTGTAAAAGAGGGTATGGTCGCAAGGCTAAATAAAAATTTATCAAGTAAAGAGAGTGCTGATACTTCGATAATTATTTCAGTAAAAGATTTAAATTACGAAGCGATCATTTATGATGAGTTTGGCTACATTACGTCATATAAAGCACATTTAAGCTTAAATTATAAGACTAAATTTAAAGATGGTAGCGTGGTTGATATTCCAGCCACTGGCGAGTATGACTTTAGTGTCGCAAGACGTCAAAAAGATGTAAGATTCGCTGACAGCATTCTTAGTGATACTCAAAAATACGAAGCTATCAAAGAGGCATCAAAAGAAGCCTTTGAAGAGTATATCGCAAGTTTAGCGGTAAAAGGATATAGAAATGGCAGCAGTAACCGTTAGTCAAATAGTCAAGGAAGCCTTAAATGAGATCAAAGATCGTCATTTGATGCTAACGCCAGAGAATTACACTGAAGTCTATAATGAAATTTCTAAAAAATATGGCTTTACAACAGAAGAGAGTAAAAAGATAGAAAAATATATCTCAAGGCTTGGTGACGAATATAAAAATCAAGCCCTAAGCCTTCATATAAAGACGGTCGATGAGTTTGTCGCTTTTATGACTGCTAGGCTCTCTAGGGGTGCTCAACAAGGAGCAAGTCTTGCAACTGATGATAAAAAATTACAATCACTAAACGCATTTGCTAGAAGAATTCTCCAAGCTATCTCAATGCTTCACAATAAAGATGCAAAAAGCTTAGCAGAGCAAAGTATGCAGCTACTTGCTAGAAGATATGATGAGAAAAATATTGAAGAAATGTGCCTTAGATGGTTTGACTTTGTTAGCTCGTACGACACTGAATTTTTAGAATTTTTGAAATATTATGGTGTTAGAAATTTTGATGATTTAAAGACAATGAGTTCTGAACTTGAGAAATTTCTTGCACAAAAAGATGAAGATGGCGAAGAGGATATTTTGATTCAGCTTTTAAGCCTTACTCTTGAGCCTTCTATTACAAAGGATCTTGATGAAGAGCTTAGCTCGATAAGAAGTACTTTGAAGCAAAATCCTAAAACCTTAAATAGCAAAGAATTTCAAGAAAAGGTAAAGGCATTTGTTGATCGCAGAATAGAAGAAGATAGAACGGAAATCATAGAAAAAGTTGGTTCGTTAAATAATGTCTTACAAAATATAAGCGAGAGAATTTCTGATATCGCGGTTAGTTCGCAAAGTAGTTCTGATAAAGTAAAAAGCATTAAAAATGATCTAAAAAATGTAAATTTAAATACAAACAGCATTGATCAAGTAAGAAGCATGCTTATTGAGATCGCTGGAGCTTTGGAGATCGAGAGCAAAGAGCTTGGTATCGAGATGCACAATAGGCAAGCTACTATCTTAGAGCTTCAAAACAGAGTGAATAGCCTTGAAAAAGAGCTTGAGGAAGCCAAGCTGGAGAGCAAAGAGGACTTTTTGACAAAAGTATCTACTAAGCGTGCATTGATGAACGAGATTCAACGCATTGAAGAGGCGTATAAACGCTATGGGACTGATTACTCTATATGCTTTGTTGATATTGACTTTTTCAAAAGCATAAACGATACTTATGGACATGAGGCCGGAGATGTTATTCTTTCAGCAGTGGCTCAAGTACTTAAGAAAAATGCTAGAAAGGTTGATTTTGTTGGTAGATATGGCGGCGAAGAATTTGTAATCTTACTTCCAAGCACTGGCTTAAAAGATAGTGTTAAATTTGGAGATAAGTTAAGAAGTATGATAGAAAATTTCAAATTTATCTATAAAAATGAGCGTATCAAGGTTACTATAAGCTCCGGCATAGCGACAAGAAGTGCAAATTTAAGCGAGACGATGACACTTGAGGCTGCTGATAAGATGCTTTATCTCTCAAAAGAGAATGGTAGAAATCAAGTAATGCCAAAGATAATCGAGGAAAAATGAGCCTAGCTAAATTTCTTGATGGCAAACCACTTTACTACAAAGAGATTGATTATGGTAGGATCATTAGAGCGTATGCGACTATAAAAGAGCACATAAAGCCATTTAAGATTATTCACGTAATAGGCACAAATGGCAAAGGCAGCACTGGCCGCTTTTTAGCGCAAATTTTAAGCCAAAATGGTGCAAAAGTAGGGCACTACACGAGCCCTCATATATTTAAATTTAACGAGCGATTTTGGCTAAATGGCGAGGTCGCTAGCGATGAAATTTTAGAAGCAGCTCACGAGCGCTTGCAGGCTCTTTTAAGTGACGAGTACAAGATAAAAACGAGCTATTTTGAGTATATGACGCTGATTTCTGCGGTACTTTTTGAGGGTTGCGATTATTTTGTCTGCGAAGCTGGTATGGGCGGTGTGCTTGATGCGACAAATGTTTTTGAAAAAGAGTTAAGCATTTTTACGCCTATTGGGCTTGATCACACGGCAGTTCTTGGGGATAGTTTGGAAGAAATCTCACGTACGAAATTTGAGGCTATGGGCAAAAGAGCTATTTTAAATGACGAAATGAACGATACAAGTATCGCTATCGCAAAAGAGATCACAAGTGAAAAAGGCTCCACTTTAAGCTTCCCAAGAGAAATTTTAACCAAAGAAAATTTAAACGAGATCGCAAACTATGCAAATAAATTTAATCTGCCAGAGTTTTTACGATCAAATTTAACTCTAGCCTACGCTGCGGCTAAAATTTTAGATAGCAGCATAGATATCAAAAAGCTGGGTGCTCTTACGCTTCGAGGCAGATGCGAAAAGATCGCTTCAAATTTATACGTTGATGTCGGTCACAACGAGCTTGGCGCAAAGGCTGTTGCTAAGAAATTTAGCCAAGGTGAGTTTGTTGGCAAGAAGCTTACCTTGGTATATAATTCGTTCTTGGATAAAGATTTCAAAGCGGTTTTGGCAGCTTTAAAGCCAGTCGTTGAGGATGTGCTGCTTTATCACTATCACTGCGAGGGTAGGGAGCTTGGCGGAGAGCTCATAAATAAAGCGTTAAACGAGCTTAAAATTTCGCATAGAGAGTTTGAGTCAAGCGATATGAACGATATAAAAGATGCAAAAAACGGCAAAATTTACCTAGCATTTGGTTCGTTTCACTTGGCCGAAGCCTTTTTAAAAGAGTACTATGCAAGCAAAGGTCTATGAGTATCTTTTAACACACGCCCCACAAATTCTCATCTGTGAAGATGACAAAGAGGCGGCACTTTGTGCGGATACGGCCAGTTTTGCTGGCTTTAGCGCATTTAAACTACCTGATTTTAGAGCTAAAAAGGGCGATGATCTAAGAAGCTTTAACGAAGAGCTTTTTGAAATTTCATCCGTTCTTAGCAAATACTATAAATTTGATGGCAAAAAGATCATCATAAGCCCATTTAGCACACTTTTAAACCCACTTCCAACGCAAAAAAACCTAGAAAGCTCAACAATCAAGCTAAAAGATAATCTAAATTTAAGCGAATTTGCCGACTTGCTCATACGCTTTGGCTACGAGTGCGTCGATATCGTTGAGAGCGTTGGCGAGTTTAGCATTCGTGGCGAAGTCATTGACATTTACGGCGTAAATATGGAAGATCCTGTTAGAATTTTACTCTTTGGCGATGAGGTGGAGAGCATAAGAAATTATAGCACCGCAACGCAAATTAGCAATAAAGCTGAGCTAAGCGAAGCCGAGATCGTGCCATTTATCGCAAATTTGAGCAAAGACGAGT
The DNA window shown above is from Campylobacter concisus and carries:
- the sstT gene encoding serine/threonine transporter SstT; this translates as MNMLKNIARRYADGNLIIQILVGIILGALVGFYTHYEAAPYNKISAKIQTIQNESGLSVDEVIKTHLSQDEAKQLNEAKEKASSADSIAASASVLGDLFKGALKAIAPILVFVLVATSIILRDFGHTKGMQKIITLYLIGTFLAAVVAVIASFLFPVELSLKGLASADMSAPQGITNVLKDLIYKMVENPINALANGNYIGIITWAVGSGIALRNSTAETKKVFKDISDGVTHIVKFIIRLAPFGIFGMVAISIHETGFEVLAGYLKLILVLVGAMLVVAFIIYPAMVFVLTRKNPYPLVMICLKESAISAFFTRSSAANIPVNMALCKKLGLKEELYSISIPLGATINMGGAAVTISILALTAVNSIPSITVTFGDALLLCFISALGACGASGVAGGSLLLVPLACGLFGIGNDIAMQFVTVGFTIGVIQDSVETALNSSSDVLFTAVASETSN
- the metK gene encoding methionine adenosyltransferase: MYLFTSEVVSPGHPDKCADIIADSIVDTILTQDPNGRVASEVFVAGKNIVIGGEINSKVKLSYKDYEKIVKDALAHIGYDGKSNFTKEQCLHPDDIEVKVCINQQSPDINQGVDQSSGEIGAGDQGIMFGFASCEAKEFMPAAITYARMLCDKVYKFAKANPDKLGVDIKTQVTIDYGSKDNFENCKPQSIHTIVVSAPCVESMKIEELRALIQNLIDETGLPKELYNKEKTIIYINPTGRYVNHSSLHDSGLTGRKLIVDSFGGYSPIGGGAQSSKDYTKVDRSGLYAARWIAKNIVAAGLAKKCIVQISYAIGVAKPTSVSVDTMGTHANGINDDMLSNFISEHFALTPRWITNKFGLDKPSKDTFLYAKVAAKGQVGNAKYPWEKLDAVDTFKALLKK
- a CDS encoding apolipoprotein N-acyltransferase, with protein sequence MLKNQRFAWISLFVRFLNGHFSTKIIIKAFVGAFLLSNFIFLSLFENLLLNFISPFLTLTGICIIINLSRAGFFVVGFFTGILWFYWISFSFIYYDLFWLIPFVILFVAIVYGLLFWIASFPSFVALRAVLLFLISYVHPFGFNWFNLEVTLVLGPFEPSTRGLIFIFLAAISLSLSNKFLKFGLAFICLIAALQFKSGEVKTLPFNVELINTNVAQRVRWDKNLRMKFTNENLEMINNAIAEQKRLIVLPESAFPLFMTNEPLLVDELKELSKKITIVAGALAYENKQIYNSAFLFQDGTFRRMDKKFLVPFGEEIPLPKFMQDAVNKLFFGGASDFKKAENFSDYEIDGVKIRNAICYEATKEELYKGEFDVVVAITNNGWFVPSSEPVLQRLLIKHLATKYNKVVYHSVNGSKSEIIKPKKVFWDEF
- the yajC gene encoding preprotein translocase subunit YajC, whose translation is MQNADFLTSLLPLVVLFAIFYFLVIRPQQKQQKAHAAMLAALDKGDKIITNGGLICEVIKAENDFIKVKLNDDVIVRIAREFVAKKIEDK
- the secD gene encoding protein translocase subunit SecD; translation: MRNARVTYRLIILILALVFGFGFSVPSFFQTQSGAKISLGLDLQGGLHMLLGVETNEAIHSKIKSIAGSINYYAKKEDVLIDKFKIKEDSVDFALLDSDEAPKVDKALAEIKGLDIKKDGLNYHITLTEQERLDTIEYAISQAVETIRNRLDQFGLAEPTVARQGKDNILVELPGIKTEEDEQRARDLIAKAAHLQLMAVDDKRQDQANTMSEAEAESYGDVIFKDAKNDRVKYVVKNIPVLDGSMLTDAKVAFSQQNNLPIINFTLNSEGARIFGDFTGANVGKRLAIVLDGKVYSAPVINERIGGGSGQISGGFTLDEAHDVAIALRSGALLAPVKMLEKRSVGPSLGQESINQSMVALAAGSILVVLFMLVYYGISGIFANIALVADVVILVAVMALFGATLTLPGMAGIVLTIGMAVDANVIINERIRELLREGVAIRTAVQKGYEHAMSAIIDSNLTTIITVAVLYAYGTGPVKGFAVTMAIGIMASMLTAILGTHGMFDAVMDKIEKSGNTRLWFGYKRS
- the secF gene encoding protein translocase subunit SecF, producing the protein MQIFTKAKVYDFMRFRFASLALSIFLFVGSIFLLATKGLNYGIDFSGGTLIQLKYDTKAPLDKIRDAFGTNEVLKNASVTEFGSEDEAVIRFSGSSSNLTGDIGTEIKQILKDTGNFEVRRVDIVGPKVGDELREKGLMALGISLIGILIYITFRFEWRFALAAIATEIHDIVITVGAISLFDIDVNLDTLAAVLTVLGYSLNDTIIIFDRIREGIKESKRTDIEGVINESVSATLSRTILTSATTMMTVLVLFLFGGDMIHGFSFILIVGIVIGTISSIYISSPFLIWFKFSIEHFRSRETEKQKIKKEREKERAMFEKGVV
- a CDS encoding DUF6394 family protein — protein: MNWGKVIYIFFALMSLTTTAEFLYDKNEIALFVAASINLVSTLLKIGVKNLLSAELFASSLVADLHLIPAFVILQVSENMTLSYSLAIGAVIANIFSLALVLIESSKSQEEF